Part of the Cytophagia bacterium CHB2 genome, TGGCGCTGGAGTTCAGTCCGGTGTTGTTCGAAAAACTGGGTTGGGAAAAACCGCTGCGCATCGTGCGCACCATTACCATCCCGCTGGTGATTATCGGCGTGCTGTTGTCGACGCTGCATCAATCCTCGCTCGGTTCGTTGTATTTGATCGTGCCGGAAAAGCTGCATCCGCTGTGGTATTCCTCACTGCTGCCCGTGTTCTTTTTTGTGTCGGCCATCGGCGTGGGCTGCGCCATGGTCATCTTTGAATCGTTCCTGAGCAGCCGCGCCTTCAAGCGTGAAATTGAGATGCCGATACTTTCACAGCTTGGCCGGGTGATGGCGGTGATTTTGATGATCTACACCGTAATGAAAGTGCAGGATTTGGCCGATCGTAATGCCTGGTCATTTGTGTTTACGCCGGGCATAGAATCAGCGTTATACTGGGCGGAAATGGGTCTGGGCGTATTGTTGCCCATGATTCTGCTCATGCGGCCGAGAGTGCGTTTGCATCAAACCGGCCTGTTCGTTACGGCGCTGTTAGTGGTTTTGGGATTTATTTTAAATCGCATGAATGTCAGCATCACCGGCATGGAAGGCTGGGCGCAGGCAGGTTATTTCCCCTCGTGGATGGAGATTGCCGTTACCACGATGATTGTCGCACTGGGCATTGCGGGTTTTGCCGTGGCCGCGCGCTATCTGCCGGTGTTTCCCGAAACAGAAGAAAAAATCAAAGTGGTTGAAGAAAGTCCGCATGTGTTGTGGGCGGAATGATGAAGAGAATTTTTTTCTGGTTTGACCGCGGCCGGGATTGGAAGTTTCATAAATGAGCTTGCCGCTGTCAAGCCTCCACAGATAAAGAATAGTACCACGAACAATTCTCTCGAAAGGAGAAAAATGATATGGCTCTCATGATCACAGCCGAATGCATCAACTGCGGCGCCTGTGAGCCGGAATGCCCGAATAATGCCATTTATGCCGGCGGCACAAAATGGGCATTTGCGGACGGAACTGCGATCAAAAGCCAGATTGAGTACAAAGGCGAAATGATCGATGTCAATCAAAAACTGAGCGCGCTGTCGGATGAGCTCTATTTCATCGTGCCGGAGAAATGCACGGAATGCGAAGGATTTTATGACGAGCAAAAGTGCGTCTCCGTTTGCCCGGTGGATTGTTGCGTCAAAGATCCCGAGCATGAAGAATCACAGGACGTGTTGCTGGCAAGAAAAATTCAGTTGCATCTGAACTAATGACGGTTCGCAAGTACCTCGTCCGGGCGGGGGCGAATGGCACATATCAGTGCTCTGTTACTTTGATTGATAGAAGTACTCTCTTGAAGTGTCATTCAGACGAATCTTGTGACGTACTCGGCGTTATGCCGGCAACATCACAAGTTCCCTTCTGGATGACATACCGGCCGGGATTAAATCTATCAAGGTACATCGTGCCAATCGAGCGTTTGCACCCCGAAGGATAGCCGCCCGGACGTTTTTCCGTTTTGCATGTATAGAACTGATGAGGTGAGTCATGGCCGAATATCTGCAAGAATATGCTGAAGCCATTCGCAGCCGCGTGTGTCCGGTGTGCCTCGATGCCGTCATGCACGGCGATCGTTTTGTGCGCTGCGGATTGCCGGCGGGCCGTAAATGTCCGATCGATATTTACCTGCCACAGGTGATCGCTACTGTGGAATCCGTCGACAGTTGGCTGATGGAAGACTATGTTCGTGTGTTGCGTGAAAAAGTCTGCGCCTTTTGCGCAAGCTCGGAAGGCGGCGTTTGTGTGCTGCGCCTGCAGGCCGATTGCGCGCTGGATCGTTATTTCATGCTGGTGATCGACGCGATTGAGGGCGTGCGCACGCAATTGCAAGCGCAGAATGAAACTGCTGGAATTCCTTAAGCGGGATGTGGCCATGCGTTCCAAAATCAGTTATAAACTCATCTTCATCGTCGGCAGCGTGGCGTTGGTCATCATCGGCATTTTCGCCTATCTCATTCTCAACGCGCATCAGCGCCAGCTCATTGCCGAGCTGGAGCGCAACGCGCATCAATTGAGCGAGACGGTCAAGAGCAGCACGAAATACGACATGCTGTTGAATCAGCGCGAATCGGTGCATCGCATTATCAATACCATCGGCCGGCAGGAGGGCATCGAAAAGGTTCGCATCTTCAACAAAGAAGGCGTGATCATTTTCTCGACTGATTCGCTCGATGCCGGCAAGATGCTGGATAAAAAAGCGGAAGCCTGTTATGCCTGCCATGCCGCGGATCAACCGCTCGAACGCGTGCCGGTCTCCGAACGCACGCGCATCTTTCAATCGGCCGGCAACAAGCAAACCCTGGGCATCATCAACCCGATTTACAACGAGCCGAGTTGCTGGCAGGCGGATTGCCATGCGCACGGCGAGCTGCAAAAGGTGTTGGGGGTTTTGGATATCACGATGTCGCTCGATGAAGTCGAACGCGGCCTGCAGGCCAGCCGCATGCGCTTGCTGACGTTTGCGATTATTGCGATTGCCGCAGTGAGTTTCATCATCTATCTGCTGGTGAACCGCATTGTGCTCAAACCGGTGAGCCAGATCGTCGCCGCCACCCAACGCGTTGCCGAAGGCGATTTGAATTATACCATCACGCTGGACAAGCATGACGAGATCGGCGCATTGGCGAAATCATTCAACGCGATGACGCGCAAGCTCTCCGAAACACAGCGCCAGCTTTACCAATCCGACAAACTCGCTTCGGTGGGGCGATTGGCCGCGGGCGTGGCGCATGAAATCAACAATCCGCTCACCGGCGTGCTGACCTACAGCAGTTATTTGCTCAAGCGCGCCGAGAGCCATCCCGAGATGAAAGACGATCTCGAAGTGATCGTGCGGGAAACCATGCGCTGCCGCGAGATTGTCAAGGGCCTGCTCGATTTTGCGCGCCAGTCGCAGCCGGAAAAACGCAAGAGCGACATTAACGAAGTTATCAAACGGTCGGTACGCATTCTGCAAAATCAATTCAACCGCAATCGTGTCAAGCTGGAGGAACACCTTGACACGGATTTGCCGCCGGTCAATGTCGATGTCGATCAGATGCAGCAGGTGTTTGTCAATTTGCTTTTAAATGCCAATGACGCCATGGCTGAGAAGGGCGGCACGCTCACGCTGCGCACCGAAAAAATTCATCAAAATGGCCGGGCCGGAATGCCGGAGGGCGTTCAAATTCAGGTGAGCGACACCGGCTGTGGTATTGCGCGCGAGCATCTGGAAAAAATATTCGAACCCTTTTTCTCCACGAAAGGGCAAAAAGGTAATGGCCTTGGCCTTGCGATCACATGGGGCATTATTGAAAAACATAATGGCAAAATTTCAGTTGAAAGCGAAGCCGGCAAAGGAACGACATTTAAAATCGTGCTGCCGGTGGACGAAATCAAAGAGCAAAACATAAAACGGAATGCGTAATGTGTAAAATTACATTTCAAGGTTTACGCTTTCCTTTAGAAAGGAGTCACTCATGGTTGCCATTTTAGTCGTGTCGATGATCGTCGCGTTCATCATCATTGACATTGCGGTGCGCGTGATTACAAAAAAGATGGAAGTTGCCAAGGCCCGCAAAGAACGCCTGGCTGCGTTGGATATCGGCTTGAATCTCGATTTCACGCACGAGGCAAAATCGCTCAGGCGTGTGGACGTGCCCAATCCGCTGGCGCGCATTCTGGCGGTGGATGATGAGCCGGTGATTTTGGACAGCTTCCGCAAGATTTTGGTAGTGGCCGGCTACGCCGTTGACACGGTGGAAAGCGGCCGCGAGGCGCTTGGTCTGGTGCAAAAGAACAAGTACGATTTTGTGTTCACCGATCTCAAGATGCCGGAAATGGACGGCCTTGACGTGGTGAAGGGCGTGAAACACTTCAGCCCGGAAACCGATGTGGTGATGATTACCGGTTATGCCACCATCGAGTCCGCGGTGGATGCCATGAAATTCGGCGCGATGGATTATGTGCAAAAGCCCTTCACCGAAGATGAGCTGGTCGAGTTCACCAAAAAATGCCTGATTCGCCGGCACGATCGTATCCAAAAACAAATCACGCCCACGGTGCGCGTGATTACGACGGAGCGGCCGCATGAGCATGAGTTTGTTTTACCGGGCGGCGTGTTTATTTCTAATGGACATGTCTGGGCCAATGTGACGGTCCCCGGCCTGGTGCGCGTGGGCGTGGATGATTTTGCGCGCAAGATGATCGGGCGCATCGATGCCATTCAATTTCCGGAGAAGGGCCGCCAGGTCAAGCAAGGCGAGCCGCTGTTTTATATTAAACAAGGCGAACGCCAAGCCGCA contains:
- the hybB gene encoding Ni/Fe-hydrogenase cytochrome b subunit gives rise to the protein MKKFLAHITFWRAVLVILLALGLYATFVRFTQGLGAATNLTDQFPWGLWIGFDILCGVGLAAGGFTLCAIVYIFNIKTFKPIIRPAVLTAFLGYLLVIFALLFDLGRPDRIWHAIVMWNPSSVMFEVAWCVMLYTTVLALEFSPVLFEKLGWEKPLRIVRTITIPLVIIGVLLSTLHQSSLGSLYLIVPEKLHPLWYSSLLPVFFFVSAIGVGCAMVIFESFLSSRAFKREIEMPILSQLGRVMAVILMIYTVMKVQDLADRNAWSFVFTPGIESALYWAEMGLGVLLPMILLMRPRVRLHQTGLFVTALLVVLGFILNRMNVSITGMEGWAQAGYFPSWMEIAVTTMIVALGIAGFAVAARYLPVFPETEEKIKVVEESPHVLWAE
- a CDS encoding 4Fe-4S dicluster domain-containing protein translates to MALMITAECINCGACEPECPNNAIYAGGTKWAFADGTAIKSQIEYKGEMIDVNQKLSALSDELYFIVPEKCTECEGFYDEQKCVSVCPVDCCVKDPEHEESQDVLLARKIQLHLN
- a CDS encoding HAMP domain-containing protein; amino-acid sequence: MRSKISYKLIFIVGSVALVIIGIFAYLILNAHQRQLIAELERNAHQLSETVKSSTKYDMLLNQRESVHRIINTIGRQEGIEKVRIFNKEGVIIFSTDSLDAGKMLDKKAEACYACHAADQPLERVPVSERTRIFQSAGNKQTLGIINPIYNEPSCWQADCHAHGELQKVLGVLDITMSLDEVERGLQASRMRLLTFAIIAIAAVSFIIYLLVNRIVLKPVSQIVAATQRVAEGDLNYTITLDKHDEIGALAKSFNAMTRKLSETQRQLYQSDKLASVGRLAAGVAHEINNPLTGVLTYSSYLLKRAESHPEMKDDLEVIVRETMRCREIVKGLLDFARQSQPEKRKSDINEVIKRSVRILQNQFNRNRVKLEEHLDTDLPPVNVDVDQMQQVFVNLLLNANDAMAEKGGTLTLRTEKIHQNGRAGMPEGVQIQVSDTGCGIAREHLEKIFEPFFSTKGQKGNGLGLAITWGIIEKHNGKISVESEAGKGTTFKIVLPVDEIKEQNIKRNA
- a CDS encoding response regulator; translated protein: MVAILVVSMIVAFIIIDIAVRVITKKMEVAKARKERLAALDIGLNLDFTHEAKSLRRVDVPNPLARILAVDDEPVILDSFRKILVVAGYAVDTVESGREALGLVQKNKYDFVFTDLKMPEMDGLDVVKGVKHFSPETDVVMITGYATIESAVDAMKFGAMDYVQKPFTEDELVEFTKKCLIRRHDRIQKQITPTVRVITTERPHEHEFVLPGGVFISNGHVWANVTVPGLVRVGVDDFARKMIGRIDAIQFPEKGRQVKQGEPLFYIKQGERQAAFKSPITGKIHLINSELAENLTWLEKQPYEKGWICSIKPDQLASEIEQLRLGDKAAA